DNA from Brucella melitensis bv. 1 str. 16M:
GCAAGAAGGCCTGGATCGTCCCGGAGCTTTGGGCGCGGGTCAATCTGTGGCTTCAGAAACATATTGCCGGTACCGATTGTGTGGTCGAAGGGCTGGAGAACATACCGGAAGGGGCCTATATCTGTGCGCCCAAGCACCAGTCGGCCTGGGACACCTATGCCTTTCTGCCTTATCTGGACGATCCGGTGCTGATCCTGAAGCGGGAGCTGATGCGCATTCCGCTGTTCGGCTGGTATATTGCCAAGATGCAGATGATCCCGGTGGACCGCGGTTCACGGGTGAAGGCGCTGCATTCCATCACCAAGGGCGCGGAAAAGGCAATTGCCGAAGGCCGCCAGATCCTCATCTATCCCGAAGGCACCCGCCGTTCGCCGGGGGCGCCGCCGCAATACAAATACGGCATCGTGCATCTTTATGAGGCGCTCAATCTGCCTGTCGTGCCGATTGCGCATAATGCCGGGCTTTACTGGCCGCGCCGCAAGTTCCTGCGTTATCCCGGCACCATTCGCTCGCGCATCCTTCCGCCCATCCCGGCGGGGCTGCCGAAGGAAGAATTCCTGCGTCGCCTGATCGAATCCACCGAAACGGTCTGCGACGAATTTCTCGTGGCTGCAAGCCGCGACCCCAATCCGCCTCCCATGCCGCCAACCGCCGTTCAAAGGCTGAAGGAACTGGGCGTGTGATCCTTGCCGAAAGTTCATGAGCCGATCGCGGTCATCCGATCACGTTCAATTGCGTTGCGAGAACGACAATTCGCCGCGTTTTCTTGAACTTTCGTTTTTCTTGCACCCGAACCTGAAACCCGTTATCAGAGCGCGACACGAAAGGACACATCATGAATATTGATGCCATCTCCATCGGCTCCAATCCTCCTGAAGACGTCAACGTAATCATTGAAGTGCCTGTCGGCGGCCAGCCGATCAAGTACGAGATGGACAAGAAGGCCGGCGCGCTTATCGTCGACCGTTTCCTTTACACACCCATGACCTATCCGGGCAATTACGGCTTCGTGCCGCATACGCTTTCGGAAGATGGCGATCCGATCGACGTTCTGGTCTGCAACACGCGCCCGCTCATTCCGGGTTGCGTGATCAATGTGCGCCCGATCGGCGTTCTGGTCATGGAAGACAATTCGGGCAAGGACGAGAAGATTATCGCGGTGCCTTCGCCGCATCTTACGCGCCGCTATGAGAAGATCCACGACTATACCGATATGCCGGAGATCACGCTGAAGCAGATTGCGCATTTCTTCGAGCACTACAAGGATCTGGAACCCGGCAAGTGGGTCAAGATCGGCGACTGGGGCGATGAAGACTATGCCCGCAAATTCATCGTGGAAGCTATCGAGCGCGCCAAGGGCAAGTAAGCGATTGTTTCCAGAGCGGTTCCTGTTTTAACAGAACCATCGGAACCGCTCTATCTCTTTGTTTTGCCGCATTTTCGAGCATCGATCTGAATGAATCAGACCGATGCTCTAACTATTTATTCTGACGCGCATCTTATCCGAAAACCGTTTCACCCTTTTCGGGATGCGCTTTAAAGCAGGATCGGCAGCAGCGTCGTCCACATGAACTGGCGGATGAAGAAGATAATCAGCAGAAGGATGATCGGCGAAATGTCGATCCCGCCGAGATTGGGCAGGAGATTGCGGATCGGGCGCAGCACGGGTTCGGTGACTTTATAGAGGAACTCGCCCACCGAAGCCACGAAGCGGTTGCTGGAATTGACGACATTGAACGCATAGAGCCACGAGAAAATGGCGCTAGCGATGATGATCCAGGTATAGATATCGAGCGCCAGATCGATGGTGCGGAACAATGCAATCATAAAGGCCTCCGTAACAATTGGCCGAGATGTAGCCGTTGCTTCGGGCAAGAACAAGTGCAGCCGGTGGTGGATGCGCAATTTTATATTTTGAGAGCAACCGAAACAGGCCCGGTTGCGGCAATATCGTCCTTGACAGGAAAGCGTGAAGGTTTCAAGAATGCGCCCGCCTGAAGAGGGCACTTCCCTTTTGGGAAGCGGTGTGGGGCTGTAGCTCAGCTGGGAGAGCGCGTCGTTCGCAATGACGAGGTCAGGGGTTCGATCCCCCTCAGCTCCACCAAATATTTTCCGGGTCATCCCGGATCATCAAAGAGTGTTGATTATTTCAGTCCGTCTCAGGCTGCATTGTTTGCCTGCCGGCTTGCCGCAGCCAGAACAAGCTCATTTATGTGTTCGAGCGCATGATCGCGAACGCGCATATTGCGCAGGTGCATGAGCGTATTGGTAACATAGTCGATATTTGCGCCGGATTCGCCCTGTGCCGAAGCAATGATGGCGGCTGCTTTCTCACTCGTCATGCGGCCCGCATATTGCCTGTGGCGGCGATCCGCAACATAGGCGACGGCTTCAACGATGCGTCCATCGGCAAGCCGCAAATGAAGCTTTTTCTCGTGATAAACTTTGTTCGCCATTTCGCGTTCGCGCAGATAGGTCATAACCTCGTCTGTCATGTCGCCCGGCACGCGAAAGGCGATGCCCAGGCACGAACCGCCCGTATCAAGGCCGAGCACCAGACCCGGATGGTCGGGGGTGCCGCGGTGAACGTGGGAATAGATGCACAGGCTGCGGCGATAGCCATGCAGGCGGGCACGCACCGTTTCAACATGTGCAAAGCCCGGCCGCCACATCAGCGATCCGTAGCCGAAGACCCAGAAATCGTTCCTATGCTCCATCATTATGGCATCCACTATTCGCCGAACTGCGGCATAATTCCATGGTTAACTACCGGATATCCCGTGATTTTTCACGAGGCTGCCCTTCACAACACGCATTCCTGTCATAATATGACCAACACTTGGCGAGCAAAACAGGTGAGGGACGGGGATATTTTTCGCCATCATCTCCCCAGAGCGAACCTGAACATCTGATGGATATAAGGCTTCTTCCATGACGTATGCTGGGACTGGCGGCAAGACATTCAGAAAGCGCACCATAACCCTGGTTATCGCTGTTCCGGTTTTCATTGCGGCCTACACGGCAGGCTGGTTCTATATTGCGGACCGGCTCGAAGCAAAGGCCAGAGCCGATATGGCCCGGCTCGATGCGCAAGGCGTTGGTGTGCAATGCGAAAATCTGCACATGGGCGGCTATCCGCTGCGCATCAATGTGGTCTGTGACAGCATTTCCTGGCAGCGCCCGTCTGAGGGCATGGCGTTTCGCGCGGGCAAATTCAGCTCCGGCTCGCCGCTTTACGCGCCTTATTCACTCACGAATGCGCTGACAGGCCCGGCCTTTATCGAATTTCCGGGTATCTCGCCGCTTGAAGTGAACTGGAGCAAGTTCACGTCCAATACGCGCCTTGCGCGCCCCTTCCCGACCGAGATCGAGATTGCGGCCCGTGATGTGGCGGTGGGGCTGCGCACGGAGCCGACCAAGACCGAGCCTCTGAGCAGCCTTGAACATATGAACGTGCAAATAGACGGCTCAACCGGGATGTTGAAGCTCATGGGCCGTTTTGCGGGACTGAAATTTGCCCCTTCAGTCATCGGCAATGCGAAGAGCCCGGAACTCGATGGTGTTGCAGATATCGATATTTCCGACGCGGAAGGCCTTTTGGCGTCGGACAGCGAGTCTGTCTATCAAAGATTGCGTGGCCATTCCGGCACGATCAATCAGGCGTTCGTTTCCATGCCCAATGGTGCGATGGTTTCGCTGACAGGGCCATTTTCGGTCAATGAAGACGGGTTGATCAATGCCGACCTGAAGCTCACGCTTGTCAATGCGCAATCGCTGGCGCAGGCCGGACAGGCGGTGTTTCCGGCGCAGGGCGGCAATATAGCGACGGTTCTTTTCGCGCTCTCCGCCATGCCGAAGGATGAAAATGGCAATCCAACGATGGAGATTGCCATTCGCAAGGGCAAAGCAAGCGCGGGCTTTATTCCGCTGGGTCGCCTTCCGGCGCTTTGAGGGGGGCCGTGGAGCGTACGGCTGCCTGACGGCCGAAATCCGGTGTATCCACTTCCTGACCGGCATCGATGATGCCGCGATGCACCGCACGTGTGCGCGTGAAGAGATCGAACAGGGCTTCGCCATCGCCCCAGCGGATGGAGCGTTGCAGTGAGGCAAGGTCTTCCGAGAAACGGCCCAGCATTTCCAGAATGGCATCCTTGTTGTGCAGGCAGACGTCACGCCACATGGTTGGGTCGGATGCAGCAAGGCGCGTGAAATCGCGGAAGCCGGATGCGGAATATTTGATGACTTCCGACTTCGTTACCAGTTCCAGATCGCTGGCCGTCCCGACGATATTGTAGGCGATGATGTGCGGAAGATGCGAGACGATGGCCAGCACCAGATCATGGTGCTGCGGGTCCATATGGTCGAGGCGCGAGCCGCAGGCTGTCCAGAAGGCGGTGAGTTTTTCCAGCGCCTTTTCATCCGTGTCGGGAAGCGGCGTGAGAATGCACCAGCGATTGGTGAAAAGCTCGGCAAAGCCCGCATCCGGGCCTGAATATTCCGTACCGGCCAGCGGGTGGCCGGGAATGAAATGCATATTTTCCGGCAGTTCCGGCTGCATCTGTGCAATGACGGAAGCCTTGGTGGAGCCGACATCGGTGACGATGGCGCCGGGCTTGAGATTGCCCGCGATCTGGCGCGCAACCGTGCCTGAGGATCCGACGGGAACCGAAACGATGACGAGATCGGCATCTTTCACGGCCTCGGCGCTGTTGGTCGTGTAGCTGTCGCCGAGGTTCAATTCCTCGGCGCGCTTCAGGGTTTCGGCGCTGCGGGTGGCGATGGCGATATGCGTTGCCAGGCCCTCGCGGCGAATGACGCGCGCCAGCGAGGAACCGATAAGGCCGATACCGATCAGCGTGATTTTATCGAAGTGGATTGTGGACATTTGTTTACTTCAGAAATTCTGTGAGGGCGGCTACCACACCGCGATTGGCTTCTTCTGGTCCCACCGTCATGCGCAGTGCATTGGGGAAACCATAGCCCCCGACACGGCGGAGAATATAGCCGCGCCTCGATAGCCATTCATCGGCCTTGTCTGCCGAATGGGCGGCATCATCGGGGAAATGAATGAGCAGGAAGTTCGTCACGGAAGGTGTAACCCGCAGACCGAGCCTGGTGAATTCTTCCGTGAGCCAGGCAAGCCATTTCTCGTTATAGGCGACCGATTTTTCGACATGTGCACGATCGCGGATCGCGGCGGCGCCCGCAGCAATCGCGGCGGAATTCATGTTGAAGGGGCCGCGGATGCGGTTCATGGCGTCGATGATGTGGAGCGGCGCATAAATCCAGCCGATGCGCAGGCCGGGCAGGCCGTGAATCTTCGAGAAAGTGCGCATCATCACCACGTTTTCATTGGATGAAACGAGTTCCAGCCCGGCTTCATAATCGTTGCGGCGCACATATTCGGCATAGGCGGCGTCGAGCACCAGCAGAACATGCTGCGGCAGGCCCGCATGGAGGCGGCGCACTTCCTCAAAAGGCAGATAAGTGCCGGTCGGGTTGGCCGGATTGGCGATGAAGACGATTTTTGTGCGCGCCGTCACACCTGCGAGGATGGCGTCCACATCGATGCGTTCGTTCTTTTCCTTCACCGTGACGGGGGTGGCGCCGGCTGCGAGCGTCTGGATCTTGTAAACGGCAAAGCCGTGCTCGGTGATGATGGTTTCGTCACCGGGGGCAAGATAGGTCTGGCAGAGAAGGCCCAGCAATTCGTCGGATCCGTTGCCGCACAGAATGTTGGAAATGTTGAGCCCCTGCGTTTCCGCAATCGCCTGCCGCAGCGCCAGTGCCTGCCCGTCCGGGTAAAGCTCAAGCTTTTCGCCCGCATGCCGGTAGGCTTCCCTGGCATGGGGGCTTGGTCCAAGCGGGGTTTCGTTGGAGGAGAGCTTATAGACCTTGGCAACGCCTTCCACATGTTCCTTGCCGGGTACATAGGCTGCAATGTCAAGCACGCCTGCCTTGGGCTGGGGACGGGTAGGTTTCTGCATGTCGGTCATGATTTTGGCTCCGCCAAAAGGTCCACGTTAAAACTACCTTGGCGGCATATCCCGCCGCCGCGCCCAAGTCGAGAAAAACCTTGTTCGGGAAGGCTTGCGAATGGCCGGGCTGCACGCTTTCGCGGGGCATAATGCGCAAATGTCCTATTTCTGTCCACCCGGCTTGCCGGTTCGTGCCGGTGCCTTGCGAATCCGCTGACGGGTGTGCCGCGCGGCGCGAGCACCGGCACGAACACACGGCGCGATGAACGCTGGGAGACCGGCAGGCCCTGATAAAGGCGCTTTTGCGCCTCGATGATCAGAACGCCTGCAAAGAGCGGCCAGAGCCGGCGCCCCATGCTTTCAAGCGCAAGGCAGGGCCGCATCATCCACCGGCGGCTGGCGGGCGGAAAATGAAGCGCATTGCTCACCGTGCTGACGGTGAAATTTGCCTCGCGCAGAAGCGTGGCAAGCTGTGTGCGGCTATAGGGCCGCCCGCTGCCGAAAGGTGTATGCTCGAAACGCGCCCAGACACCGCGCCGGTTGGGCACCACGATGACAAGGCGGCCGTTCGGCGCCAGAACGCGCCACATTTCCTTCAGGGTTTCCTGCGCATTTTCGGCATATTCGAGCGCGTGCACCATCAGCACACGGTCGATGGAGGAATCCGGCAAGGGCAGTTCCTCATCGAAAACAAGTGCTGTCGTCGATTTTTCCGCCGATGGCCAGGCAACGGCGCCTTGCCCTGCGGGCATGAAGGCGAAAGTGCGTTCGGTATCGGCGCCGAAGCGGTCGAGATAGGGCAGGCTGTAGCCAAGCCCGACCAGCCTTTCGCCGGGCACATGACTCCACAGGCCGGCAAGGGCCATGCGAACCGCCCGTTCGGCCAGATGGCCGAGCGTGGTATCGTAGAAAGAGCGAAGTTC
Protein-coding regions in this window:
- a CDS encoding lysophospholipid acyltransferase family protein, producing the protein MLLYLRSILFNAAFYICTLVQMILYTPFYFILPRKKAWIVPELWARVNLWLQKHIAGTDCVVEGLENIPEGAYICAPKHQSAWDTYAFLPYLDDPVLILKRELMRIPLFGWYIAKMQMIPVDRGSRVKALHSITKGAEKAIAEGRQILIYPEGTRRSPGAPPQYKYGIVHLYEALNLPVVPIAHNAGLYWPRRKFLRYPGTIRSRILPPIPAGLPKEEFLRRLIESTETVCDEFLVAASRDPNPPPMPPTAVQRLKELGV
- the ppa gene encoding inorganic diphosphatase, which codes for MNIDAISIGSNPPEDVNVIIEVPVGGQPIKYEMDKKAGALIVDRFLYTPMTYPGNYGFVPHTLSEDGDPIDVLVCNTRPLIPGCVINVRPIGVLVMEDNSGKDEKIIAVPSPHLTRRYEKIHDYTDMPEITLKQIAHFFEHYKDLEPGKWVKIGDWGDEDYARKFIVEAIERAKGK
- a CDS encoding YggT family protein, with product MIALFRTIDLALDIYTWIIIASAIFSWLYAFNVVNSSNRFVASVGEFLYKVTEPVLRPIRNLLPNLGGIDISPIILLLIIFFIRQFMWTTLLPILL
- a CDS encoding gamma-glutamylcyclotransferase, whose product is MMEHRNDFWVFGYGSLMWRPGFAHVETVRARLHGYRRSLCIYSHVHRGTPDHPGLVLGLDTGGSCLGIAFRVPGDMTDEVMTYLREREMANKVYHEKKLHLRLADGRIVEAVAYVADRRHRQYAGRMTSEKAAAIIASAQGESGANIDYVTNTLMHLRNMRVRDHALEHINELVLAAASRQANNAA
- a CDS encoding DUF2125 domain-containing protein → MTYAGTGGKTFRKRTITLVIAVPVFIAAYTAGWFYIADRLEAKARADMARLDAQGVGVQCENLHMGGYPLRINVVCDSISWQRPSEGMAFRAGKFSSGSPLYAPYSLTNALTGPAFIEFPGISPLEVNWSKFTSNTRLARPFPTEIEIAARDVAVGLRTEPTKTEPLSSLEHMNVQIDGSTGMLKLMGRFAGLKFAPSVIGNAKSPELDGVADIDISDAEGLLASDSESVYQRLRGHSGTINQAFVSMPNGAMVSLTGPFSVNEDGLINADLKLTLVNAQSLAQAGQAVFPAQGGNIATVLFALSAMPKDENGNPTMEIAIRKGKASAGFIPLGRLPAL
- a CDS encoding prephenate/arogenate dehydrogenase family protein, translating into MSTIHFDKITLIGIGLIGSSLARVIRREGLATHIAIATRSAETLKRAEELNLGDSYTTNSAEAVKDADLVIVSVPVGSSGTVARQIAGNLKPGAIVTDVGSTKASVIAQMQPELPENMHFIPGHPLAGTEYSGPDAGFAELFTNRWCILTPLPDTDEKALEKLTAFWTACGSRLDHMDPQHHDLVLAIVSHLPHIIAYNIVGTASDLELVTKSEVIKYSASGFRDFTRLAASDPTMWRDVCLHNKDAILEMLGRFSEDLASLQRSIRWGDGEALFDLFTRTRAVHRGIIDAGQEVDTPDFGRQAAVRSTAPLKAPEGDPAE
- the hisC gene encoding histidinol-phosphate transaminase translates to MTDMQKPTRPQPKAGVLDIAAYVPGKEHVEGVAKVYKLSSNETPLGPSPHAREAYRHAGEKLELYPDGQALALRQAIAETQGLNISNILCGNGSDELLGLLCQTYLAPGDETIITEHGFAVYKIQTLAAGATPVTVKEKNERIDVDAILAGVTARTKIVFIANPANPTGTYLPFEEVRRLHAGLPQHVLLVLDAAYAEYVRRNDYEAGLELVSSNENVVMMRTFSKIHGLPGLRIGWIYAPLHIIDAMNRIRGPFNMNSAAIAAGAAAIRDRAHVEKSVAYNEKWLAWLTEEFTRLGLRVTPSVTNFLLIHFPDDAAHSADKADEWLSRRGYILRRVGGYGFPNALRMTVGPEEANRGVVAALTEFLK